The Astyanax mexicanus isolate ESR-SI-001 chromosome 8, AstMex3_surface, whole genome shotgun sequence sequence cattattctaatgaatgcattcagctactttatacCACATTAATGCTTTTTTACTAAAAGATTTTGaggaaaatacgatctgtttggttataaacactctgtgatttaaaatagttccattgctgctctgtttgtagctgcgctgtttggcttgtaagcgctgcatcgttgctaggttacctgtatgtggcttAGTAATTCATGGAGAGCTTCGTTTATagagtgcattaccagctgataatggcactcatagaatgcctctcagccaatcacattgcagggttggaactaactgtggtataaagtTCCATATACTTCAATATTCCATACTTTACCAATAAGTTACTAAGAAGGGCTCTTCATTGGACAGGACTGTGAACAAGGACCCATCCTACCTTGGCTGCAGCCTAAACTTTGGAACAAAGCTAATCTTAAGTgatttacagtgaaaaaaaatgaCCACAGACATGgtgttaaaaaaagtgaaaaatacaacaaaaacaagtTAAAGATCTCGCATCCattttaatctgtgttttttttttttctcggaaGCGTGTGGAAAACGGTGACTTCAACTGGATAGTGCCAGGAAAGCTGCTGGCCTTCAGCGGGCCTCACCCCAAGAGCAAAATTGAGAACGGTAAGTAATGGAGACCGAGCATCAGTGTTTATTAGTTTAGGGAAATTCGGACACAATAAAAATTCTTATCTCAATCACAACATCACGCACTTTGTTTAGTTCTGGCCAGAAACTCACCCTACAACTTTATAAACTATGATCTGTAATACACTGGCCTTTGAACCACTAATGGCGTTCTTCTCCCAAAACACTCATCGATTCTTGTGTATCTTTAACAGGTTACCCTCTCCACGCCCCAGAAGCTTACTTCCCCTACTTCCGCCAGCACGACATCACAGACGTGGTGCGGCTAAATAGGAAAATCTACGAGGGCCACCGCTTCACGGATGCCGGTTTCGAGCATCACGACCTGTTCTTCGTGGATGGCAGCACGCCCAGCGACCTCATCATCCGTCGCTTCCTGCACATCTGCGAAAGTGCGGAGGGAGCCATCGCTGTCCACTGCAAAGGTAAGATGAAGGTTAAGGAGATGAGAGAGTGTTCAGTGTGATACTCGCTCAACCATTTAACACTAGGATGACCTCACCCCTCTCTCCTGCTAACCATCAGAGGGCTATCAGTCAACTATTGAACGATCTTAAGATAAATTAAGATACTCCTTGGAAAGCCCAGCCCAACTTAGTTCATAATAATGTGAAATTTGAGCTGAGGACTAGTTATACTTGGTTAGTTTGGGTACATCATGCAAGTCTGGAGACTAAAAATTGATATTTACGACCAAAAACGTACACAGTTCTCTTACATAGTCCCTTACACCAGAAGTAGTCCATTAGTCTAGATGCTTCGTGTCAGAAGTttgattttttagtttttaactggAACTTTGTGGCTAATGTGACCACTAGTGACCATGACCAAGAGAAAAATGATAAAGTaaagtcatggaatttcaaaTAGAACTTCTTATGTGGTTTCTCCaagtttagctaggccaattgtcccatccattcagctgctactctatAGCTGTATATGCCCCAAAACAAGGAGTGTCAAGACTAAcaaatgcctcctccgatatatgcgaagtcagactccgcctccttttgagctgctgctgatgctctgctttgctgagtagcatcacagtgctaacactcggaggaaagcgcagcgactcggttccgatacataaTCTCACAGATGcatgtgctgattgacatcaccctaggagtgatgaggggagagagcgccatctactcacccagattTTTGAAGTAACAGTAAATCAGCACCTCTCCCAATAGTTTTGTCTTTGTGTTGTATCATTAAGTCATTGATTAAAACTTACAGGACTCTACTTTCACTCCTTCTCTGTGTACAGCGGGTCTTGGCAGAACGGGCACTCTGATTGGCTGCTACCTCATGAAGCATTACCGGTTCACAGCGGCAGAAGCCATCGCCTGGATACGCATCTGCAGGCCCGGCTCAGTCATCGGACCCCAGCAGAACTTTCTGGAAGAGTGAGTAGTGAAGTCCAATGACGGCATTGAATGCCTTCAGCCAGCTTCAATGCTGTATTGGCccaaataaaaatgaacatatCGGAATTCAGCTGTATCGCTCTTAATGATATCCAGCTCAGGGAATCACCTTCTATCATCCCTGTCTGTTTGTAGAAAGCAGCACAGCATGTGGGTGGAGGGGGATCTGTTCCGGACGAAGCAGAGGCTGCAGTGGCAGCGGCAGCGGCGGCAGCAGGAGAGGGACATGTCTCACCTCATCTCCAGCATGGATGACGTCTCCATCACCAGCAGCATTAATGAGGTAGGAACCTCCCTCTCTCAACCACACTGAAACTGACCATTGGGAAAATTAGGCATTttgtttgtaaatcaagggagcagagtctggaggaagagtggagagacacacagtccaaactgcttgaggtctagtgtgaagtttccaccaatcagtgatggtttggagagacatgtcatctgctggtgttggtccaccaAAGTCAGTGCTGTGtcttcccgcaaaatcttacagcattaaATGCtttcctttgctgacaacttttatggagatggggattttattttccagcaggacttggcacactgccaaaaataacaattggtcttatataatagtctaattttctgaggcactgatttttgggttttcattgactgtaagccataatcaacaatcaacaataaacaaaaaagaaagtaaTTTGTTTAGGCTTAGGCTAAATAGGCTGGGACACAAAATCAGGCCtaactattttttaaattctaCAGTAATTTATGACTGTTGACTCTTCTTTGCTATTAGCAGCATTAAAGCAATGGCTCTTTTAAAAAACTGTTAGAATTAGCCATAAACATTGTGCCTGTTCTTGTCTTCTCTGCTACAGAACGACTTCAGAGACGACAACATGGGTCTGACTCAGGGAGACAAACTTCGAGCACTGAAAGGCCGACGTCCCCCCAGATCTGCCCCGACTGTACTCGGGTAAGCAGCTTAACTTGTCAAGCAAGATGGCATCATGGTGTTATAgaagagttttagtgaagttctccagcactgaggctggaacagtattagcattagctgctaaccgcagcgctagctctttcgctgttctgAGGCGAGTATATCATACTGTAgtttgcatgtttaccgtgttaaaacaaactaaggGGGATGAACCTCTAGCTGAGAGTGCCCTGGGTtagcggaacactcagggttccttagtgtagcactgtcgggtggcatttactagcaataagcgctgctgctaactttttcaggagagaaatctgtgtagattaatatgcagtgtttgatttacttttaaatatttttttttaaataattacagttttgtttaattacacACACCTAGcattgagacctgctgaattagaagggaaacatggtgacacccttgttccttactagtgtcacattcaatacgccttataatccggtgcaccttatgtataaaaataaaccagaaaatagacgttcactgataaTCCGTATAATCCGATGCGCCCTATAATCcgtaaaaacgttttttttttgtgacttcgCTGTTCAGTTTAGTCTTCATAATTTAGTCACAGTATAAAAATAAAGTGAGTACACTTTGTTACCtcagttatttaatttttttttttttttaagtagtgtaTTAGCCTGAGCATGTTTCATTACTCTACCATGGTATGAGTATTAATGGGTTTGTTGGCAATACTGCTATATATAATTGGCTCCTGGCAGTAAAATGTGTGGGAACCTCTGCTCTAGACAATGGTTTAGTTGTTAAGTTGTTGCGTCCAGACTGTTCCTTAACAGCTTCACTCAACATATCATGCTTGACTATTTACAACTAATATCCACTTAGATAACAGCGCCGTAAACAATCATGGAGAGGGCAATAGGTGCTATAATTCACATATGTTATCACACAGTGCTGGAGTGATGCCATGTTTTTAATAGTGCTGTGTTatagtgatttatttattattactttgttCCAGTGGGATAAATCCTATGCCCGGGTCCATTGTTCCTCCAAAGTCGTCCAAGGCTCCTCTCCCCTTCTCTGCCGCCCCGTTGCCACGAAGACTCATTCGGAGCCCCTCCTCCTCTGCTGGTAACCTGAAGAGGTGAGCTCTTAATGGAGAATACTCTGGGATTAGTGTTCCTGTGGTATACTGTTTACTTAATACTAATTTTTGTGGGGAAAAGGACAATTAAACTCCATTATACTGTATTTCACACATCCAGAAACCTTGTACATTTATCCACAG is a genomic window containing:
- the cdc14aa gene encoding cell division cycle 14Aa isoform X2 — translated: MMAHEPLGAAEFIKDRLYFATLRGKPKSTANTHYFCTDDEFIYENFYADFGPLNLAVLYRYCCKLNKKLKSFTLSRKRIIHYTSYDQLKRANAAFLIGAYAVIYLKRTPEEVYRALISGTNVSYMPFRDAAFGNCTYNLTILDCLQGIRKALQHGFFDFETFDVEEYEYYERVENGDFNWIVPGKLLAFSGPHPKSKIENGYPLHAPEAYFPYFRQHDITDVVRLNRKIYEGHRFTDAGFEHHDLFFVDGSTPSDLIIRRFLHICESAEGAIAVHCKAGLGRTGTLIGCYLMKHYRFTAAEAIAWIRICRPGSVIGPQQNFLEEKQHSMWVEGDLFRTKQRLQWQRQRRQQERDMSHLISSMDDVSITSSINENDFRDDNMGLTQGDKLRALKGRRPPRSAPTVLGGINPMPGSIVPPKSSKAPLPFSAAPLPRRLIRSPSSSAGNLKSPFSLNMLSTRAAVMR